GCTGGGATGCTGCGTTTGCAAAAGCCATTCCCACAGGGCCCATCTTGTCTCCGATTAAAAGATCTATGTGCGCAAGTTCTGCGCCTTCTCCTTCTAGTGCTTCACCAATCAAATACATGGAATATTTCCTTCCTGCCTTATTTATTGTTTTAATGATAAAAATAGATGCTTACGACACTTGTGTAGATGTCAAAAATCAGTGGGGTCGGTGAGATTTGAACTCACGATCGACGGGTCTCTCCGAACATGCGTTTGAGCGCGATTAAGAGAAATCAAGGTTTTGCATCAGCGCTCCAACGGATCATCACTAGGTTTCCCTTCAGCAGACCCATTGTTCATCATACGCAAAGACCGCTGGAGCCCGTCGCCATGCCGGACTAGGCCACGACCCCGGTTAAGCCATCAATATAAGGTCATATTCTAATTTAATTATTTGGTTTTAACCCGGATTTCGGAATCTGCAATTCACATCAAATATATTTCGTTATAAATTCAACATTTCTGGATATGGCTATGATAAGCTACGCAAGCGGGACATCCTGCGAACCCCTTATCGGCGAGACCGTCGGGGAGATGCTGGAGAGGATATGCGCAACTTATCCGGATAATGAAGCGCTGGTTTCCGTTCAACAAAATATCAGATGGACTTACAGGGAATTTCTGGACAGGGTTGAAAAAATCGCATGCAGCCTGATGGCTCTCGACGTCAACAAAGGGGACAGGGTCGCGATATGGGCGATGAACTACGCCGAATGGACGCTCCTGCAGTTTGCAACCGCGAAATGCGGTGCGATAATGGTGAACATCAATCCGGCGTACAGGACCTTCGAGCTCGAATATGCCCTGAAACAGGCGGAGATCCACACCGTATTCCTCCAGGGAAGATTCAAGACGTCCGACTACGTGGGAATGTTCTACGAGGCGTGCCCGGAGGCTGTCGATGCAAGACCCGGAAAGAAGATCAGCACCGAGAAGTATCCGTTCTTAAGAAACGTCGTTTTCATGGGAGATGTCCCCTACAACGGGATGTACACGTGGAACGAGTTCCTGGACAAAGGTGCAAACATCAGCAGGGACGAACTCAAAGAGCGTGAGACGCACCTGACCTTCGACGACCCGATCAACATCCAGTACACCAGCGGAACCACCGGGTACCCGAAGGGAGTCGTCCTTACCCACCACAACGTAGTGAACAACGGCTATACGATCGGAAACGGAATGAAGTTCACCGAGAAGGACAGGCTCTGCATCCCCGTCCCGTTCTATCACTGCTTCGGGATGGTCCTCTCGAACTTCGCCTGCGTCACCCACGGCTCCACGATGGTCCTCCCGTCACCCGCCTTCGATGCGGAGACGGTGCTGAAGACGATCGACGAGGAGAAATGCACGGCCGTCCATGGCGTCCCCACCATGTTCATCGCCGAACTCAAACACCCGAACTTCAACAAATACAGGTACGACACCCTCAGGACCGGCATCATGGCCGGATCGCCCTGCCCGATCGAGGTCATGCGTGCGGTAAACCAGAAGATGCACATGACCGACATCGTCATAGTCTACGGCCAGACCGAGACATCGCCCGGCGTAACCATGACGACGACCGACGATCCGCTGGAAAAGAGGGTTACAACCATCGGAAGGGTCTTCCCGCATGTCGAACTCAAGATCATCGACCCGGTGACACAGAGGATCGTCCCACGCGGCGAAACGGGGGAGATCTGTGCACGCGGCTACGTGGTAATGAAGTGCTACTACAACAACCCGAGCGCAACAAGGCAGACCATAGACTCGGACCGCTGGAACCACACCGGAGATCTCGGGATCATGGACGACGACGGCTATTTCCGTATCGTCGGAAGGCTGAAGGAGATGGTCATCCGCGGCGGAGAGAACATCTACCCGCGTGAGATAGAGGAGTTCCTACACACCAACCCGAAGATCGAGGACGTCTACATCATCGGAGTTCCGGACGAGAAATATGGCGAGGAGCTCATGGCCTGGGTGAAAGTGAAGGACAAACAGCAGCTGACCGGAGACGAGATCAAAGAGTTCTGCGACGGCAAGATCGCGAGATACAAGATCCCGAGATATTATAAATTCGTAGACGACTTCCCGATGACTGTGGCGGGAAAGATCAGGAAGCACGAGATGCAGGAGATCTCGATAAAGGAACTCGGTCTGGAAAAAGAAGCGAAGATCGAGACAGCCTGAATCATTTTTTCATCATTCTTTCAATTGAGGTTTTCCATATAATCTTTGCCTCCTCCCGTTCAAGGCCCACAACAGAAGCCATCTTTATACCAAGAGTAAGAGACTGAATGGTCCCCGCAGCAAGGACAGGATCGACATCCCCGGAGATCAGACCATTATTTTTCTGCTCTTCAATAATTTTTACAATCATTTCCCGCATCGATCTGTAATTATCTTTCATTACAGCATTCATCTGTTCGTCGCGAACAGCCCGGGCAAACATCTCGATTATACTCTTTGTACCGAATCCATCGGCAGGATAAATGAAATTGTCAAAAATCGCAGAGAAGACATCCTCAAAATTCTCTTCATTGAAAGCATTGTTCAGGCCGTCGGAGATGCTTCTGCGAAGTGTCCTGTGTGCCTGTGCAACGAGGTCCTCACGATTTTTGAAATAAAGATATAAAGTCGCCCTTGAGATCCCAAGCTGTTTTGCAACATCTTCCATTCGGATATTTGCAAGACCGTCTTTATCGCTCAGTCCGATTGCCGCACGGACAATCTTTTTCCTGACTTCTTCTTTATATTCAGGCATCACTTTGGGCATGATTACTCGAACCTAACTTTGTCTGGAAATTATAAAAAACCGACACACGCGTCAGTATAATTTATTTACAATCGTGACATACACGTCAGTATAATGACGCATGCGTTATCTTCCCGAGATTCGGGCCTTGCAGGCACTTTAAATATTCAAAATTCGTCATTAGACCGTATAGTGGAAGACTACTGCGGCATTACGATAAACGAACTGGCTGGAAAGGACTTTTCGGATTATGAAACCGGGCTGTTATGGAGTGAGA
This window of the Methanolacinia paynteri genome carries:
- a CDS encoding AMP-binding protein — protein: MAMISYASGTSCEPLIGETVGEMLERICATYPDNEALVSVQQNIRWTYREFLDRVEKIACSLMALDVNKGDRVAIWAMNYAEWTLLQFATAKCGAIMVNINPAYRTFELEYALKQAEIHTVFLQGRFKTSDYVGMFYEACPEAVDARPGKKISTEKYPFLRNVVFMGDVPYNGMYTWNEFLDKGANISRDELKERETHLTFDDPINIQYTSGTTGYPKGVVLTHHNVVNNGYTIGNGMKFTEKDRLCIPVPFYHCFGMVLSNFACVTHGSTMVLPSPAFDAETVLKTIDEEKCTAVHGVPTMFIAELKHPNFNKYRYDTLRTGIMAGSPCPIEVMRAVNQKMHMTDIVIVYGQTETSPGVTMTTTDDPLEKRVTTIGRVFPHVELKIIDPVTQRIVPRGETGEICARGYVVMKCYYNNPSATRQTIDSDRWNHTGDLGIMDDDGYFRIVGRLKEMVIRGGENIYPREIEEFLHTNPKIEDVYIIGVPDEKYGEELMAWVKVKDKQQLTGDEIKEFCDGKIARYKIPRYYKFVDDFPMTVAGKIRKHEMQEISIKELGLEKEAKIETA
- a CDS encoding TetR/AcrR family transcriptional regulator, encoding MPEYKEEVRKKIVRAAIGLSDKDGLANIRMEDVAKQLGISRATLYLYFKNREDLVAQAHRTLRRSISDGLNNAFNEENFEDVFSAIFDNFIYPADGFGTKSIIEMFARAVRDEQMNAVMKDNYRSMREMIVKIIEEQKNNGLISGDVDPVLAAGTIQSLTLGIKMASVVGLEREEAKIIWKTSIERMMKK